A stretch of DNA from Zonotrichia leucophrys gambelii isolate GWCS_2022_RI chromosome 28, RI_Zleu_2.0, whole genome shotgun sequence:
CCCAAAACATGGGGGTTGGGGGCAGCAAAACCCCATAACaacaggggtttggggtcaggcaTAACCGACTGTGTCTGCAATGGGGGTTGGGgtcagggggaccccaaaacaacagggctgtgggagcacaggTCAGCGAGACCCCAAAAACATTGGGGTCTGGGGCAAGGATCAGtgccaccccaaaaaatgggaggTTCGGGGTCAGGGATGGGTGTGACTCCAAAACAATGGGGGGTTTGAGGAGGGTCTGATCCCATAAAAACAGGGGGATTCAGGGGCGGCTGATCCCATAACaatgggagttttggggtcaggGGGGCTGATACCATAAAAACAGGGGGTGGTAGGAGCTGGGTCTGACCCCataaaaagggggggtttgggcAGGGGCTGATCCCATAAAAATGGGGGGTTTAAAGCTGGTCTGACCCCACAACAATGGGGTTTTTGGAAGGAGCTCACCTTGGCCAGGTCCACCAGGGTGTTGGCCTGGTCGTTGAGTTTGCGCTGCTCCATCTTCACACTCCTTAGCCTGAGGGGACAATGGCAGGCTTGGGGGCACCCCCGGCAGCACTGTCACCCCCTGGCAGCGCTATCACCCCCTGGCAGCTCTGTCACCCTGCAGGCGTGGTGTCCCTCCCCCACCCGCTAGCACTGTCACCCCCCTCAGGAGCTCTGTCACCCCCCCGGCAGtgctgtcacctctgtcacctctgtccccCCCCATGCAGCCCCTCCCCCAAACGTGCAGCTCCTCCCATCAAGcgcagcccctcccccccaaatcAGCCCCCCCGGGTTTTTGGCGTgtctcccccaccccaaatgtGAAGGCAGAGCCCGTGCAAAGCTggtggggcaggggagggggggcACTTACTTCTGAGCTCTGCGGGGGCAgtgcagcagagggaaaacaaagggTTAAAGGCGAGGGGACAGCATGGCAGcgacaccaccaccaccccaaaGAGACCCCAAAAAGGGACCCAAAGGgacccccctgtcccagccaggccACCCGCAGACCCCACCCGGGAGATGGAGGTGCCTGGGGGTCACCTCAAAGGTGACCAGTGGGGGgtgaggcacagggacaggagggggacagcgatggggacagggacaggggacagcagaggtgGGGGACACGGAATGGCACAAGGGGAGAGGGATGGaacaggggatggggacagcggatggaggacaaggacaggggatggggacaaggacaggacagAGACCAAAACCAGGTGACGAACCCAGCAGAGACACCCGCCAGGGTGACAAACCCAGGCCACCCCAATGCTGACCATCTGTCACCCACCCAGAGGGGAAACACCCCCTTTGGAGACAGGGCTGTGGCCAGGGAGGGTGACAAGGAAGCAGGAAAAGCGGTGGCACTTACTGATGGATGGCTTGAAGGAACTTACGCTGGTGGGTCCGAACTTTGGCGTGGTCAATCTTCTTCACCAGCTTGGTGTGCTTGTAGATGAGCCATGTTTCCCTGAGCACGTTGGCAGCGGCGTTCTTCACCTgcgaccccaaatcccacaggtcACCCATGAAGGGACATCAGAATTGGCTTTTTCCCgttttctcccatttcctccccagttttttgggggtttttcccatTGTTTATGGGGTTTTCCCcacttttagtttttttttttttttgcagttttaattgagattttcattattttaatggaattttttcttgGTTAATGTGGTATTTCCAGGTTTTAATGGGTTTTTCCCAGTCTTCAggggatttttcccattttaatgggttttaacaggactttttttccccttttaatcAATTTTAAGGGGATTCACCCCAATTTTAACagagttttttccacttttaatGGGATTTCCTccattttaatggaattttccccgattttaacattttttttcccattgttaCCAggatttccccattttttgggccAAGCCAGGTACTCTCACCCGCTTGGTGAGCTGCGTGTCCATCATGAAGTTGTGGACGTGTTTCTCAGCTTTGGTCAGCTCCAGCTTCCGGGCCACCACGGCCACCACCAGCGCGGTGCAGCCGGCgccctgtggggacattggCGACAGTGTTATCTCCACCCATTCGTTTGcatttttgcaatattttgggtttaaaaattaaaaacaaaaacatggcAGGAAACGGAAATTCCAGTTTGCTTCTCAATCTGGAGTTAAAAATAATCACTTTTCCCAAGTGGAAAATCTCCTCACGGTGTCCCCAAGGCCGTGTCCCCTCATGGTGTCACCTCTTGGTGTACTCTTCCATGTGCCCTCTTGGTGTCCCCTGGTATGTCCCCAtgcagtgtcccctcacagtGTCCCCTCTTGGTGtaccctgctgtgtccctgcctgtctcctctcgctgtccccagccatgtccccatgtccccagcctgtccccagccatgtccccCGGCTGTCCCCACGCTCACCATGATGCCGGTGAGCAGGCACACGCCCTTGCCGCAGTAGGTGTGTGGCACCATGTCCCCGTAGCCAATGGACAGGAAGGTGATGGAGATCAGCCACATGGCCCCCAGGAAGTTGCTGGTCACCTCCTGCTTGTCGTGGTACCTGCGTAGGGCGGTGGCACCGCTGTCACCGCTGTCACCACCATAATTTGATTCCTCCCCCCATTTTATGCCCGTTGCAGTGGATTTGGGGCGTTGTCCCCAAGATGGAATTGGGGACACCATGGCGATGTCCCATGGCCAGGCTGTGTCCCActgggacaatgaggggacagcacagaggtggcactgctgtccccagaagTGCAGGACAGCAATGgatcccccccccccattttgtGCCCATTGTGCCCATCGTGGATTTGGGCCATTGTCCCCAAGCCAGAATTGGAGACACCAAGGGGTGTCCCACAGCAAGGGCTGTGTCCCCTTGGCAcggggggacactgaggggacagcacagaggtggcaccactgtccccaaaaaCGCGGGATGCCGATGTCACTGTGCATCCCCAAAGGCCACcgcaggtgacacaggaggggacagcgggggacACTGTGAGATTCCGATGTCACAAACACCACGGTGCCAccacccccctgtccccaagggtggAGACAAGCCCAgctgggggacacagagcagcgGCCAAGCCGGACAGGGAGACAGGGACATGCGGGGAAATGGGataggaaaaggggaaaatgggactggggaaaggggaaatgggaTGAGACAAAGGGACATGggactgggaaaagagaaatgggatgggaaaggggaaatggggtggaaaaagggaaagggggtgggaaaagggaaaatggggtcagaaaagggaaaagggacagAGGAACAAGCCGGGGTGGGACTGTGGGGTCTCAAGCATCAGGAATTTAGGATTGCTGCTTCCCAATCCGGTATGGGCTTGGAACCTCACCCGGCGGGGACTCGGCAGGGATTGCCCGAGGCGAGGGGGGAAGTGACAGCATGGTGACAATTCCCGGGACCCGCATTCCCAAAGGAACACCCGGGATTGCCCCTCAAGGAACCCAAAACGCGCGGGGCCAGGAGGGGAAAGGTGAAGGGACAAAAGTCGgatcccaggagaaaaaaaaacctttggaGACTCCCAGCTCCTTGTAGGGTCTCTCTGAAAGTTCCCCACAGTCACCACGGAGGTCCCCAAGgcgggggacagcggggaggggacaagaagcagctgctgaggtTCCAAGAGGAAAAGGGCTCCAGGCCCCTttccgcgccccccgcccgcccttGGCCGCAGCCAATCCTAAATTCTGGGGATTCGGGGAGCAGAAGCCTGGGGCGGGGGACGGTCCCTGCGGTCACTCGGGACGGTCCCCGCGGTCACTCACAGTTTGTCCCTGCAAGCAGCAGagcgggcagggagggaaaacaaCAGCGGTTAATGCGCGACCccgggggggctgggggggctcggggccaGCAGGggcggggacacggcggggacaTCCCAGGCACCCCGCGGGGACATTCCTGGCATCCTGCGGGGACATTCCCGGcaccctgcagggacagtcCAGACACCcgcagggagcagctgaggagtgTCCTGAGGGAAAGTCCTGGAGGGTCCCCTCGGTGGCAAGGTCACAATCTCGGACCCCTCAGTGGGACCCCAAATCTTTGGTCCCcttggctgctccagctctttgCACCCCTCTGCAGGACCCTCAACCTTCAGACCCCTCTGTGAGACCCCAAACCTTTGGTTCCCTCTGAGGGACCCTCAGTTTTCATCCTCTTGCCACCCCCCAGCTCTTGGTCCCCTCTCTGTCACCCCCAGACCCAGCAGGCCCCACCCCAGGGTGACAGAGGAGCCTGGGGACAACTCCACCTGAGAAACCCCAAACATCCTGACCATGGGGGTCCCCCCACCCCTCAAACTCCCTGATACCTCCTCAGTtgcacccccagcccctacCACCTAAATCTTCTCACTCAGAACCCcgtgaaaaccccaaaatggaaCCCTGAAAAGATGGCCTTTGCCTCCACccatgaaaaccccaaaatagaACCCCTAAACCCCAACCTTTGCCTCCACccatgaaaaccccaaaactgtaACCTCCAAACCCTGACCTTTAAGTCCACCCACAAAAACTTCAAAATGGGAACCCCTAAGCTACAGCCTTTACCTCCAcccaagaaaaccccaaaatggaGCCCCTAAACTATGAGCTTTGCCTCCACCtatgaaaaccccaaaatggaaCCCCTAAACCCCGAACTTTCCCTCcacccacaaaaaccccatgAAAACCGCATGATAAGCCCAAAACAAGAACCCTCAAGCCACaaccttcccctccctccccagccactCACCTCTCACAGACACGCACGGTCCAGGCGGCGATGATCCAGGAGGAGATGCTGAAGACCAGCAGCACCGTGCCAGGGCAGATGGTCATGAGGGTCTTCATGACAAAGCGCGTGTTGAAGTTGATCTTGTTGAGCGCGCCGATGCTGCGCGACGAGGCGTCAGTGAAGAGcttgctgtgcagcagcatcaCACGGCCGATCAGGTAGAGCCGCAGGAACATGGGGATGGACAGGATGATGTCCACATCGGCGTGGGCCACCGAGGCTGCATAGGTGAAGGCCAGCCGGGCCGTCCAGGTGAACAGGTACTGCCCGGGGATGGGGTGGATGGCgcacaccagcagctccagcgcAATGAAGAAGACACGCTCCGAGGTCATGGCGATGCGCCAGTCGTCGGCGCCGTTGTCAACCATGAACAGCTGCGGAGGTTTGGGTTCATTTGAGGGGTTTTGAGATATTTTAAGGGGTAATTTTGGTTAATTTGAGGGGGTATTTTAGTTAATTTGAAAGTCTTTTGGGTTAATTTAAGGCGTCTTTTTTGGttaatttgaaatttcttttgttagtttgagggtttttttttggttgagtaaagcttttttttattaatttgagGGGGTATTTTCGTTAATTTAAGGAGATTTTTGGTTAATTTGAGGAGTCTGAAGTTAATATCAGGGGGTATTTTGGTTaatttgagggggttttggttaatttgaatttttttgttactttgaGATTTTCTTGGTTAATTTGAGATGTTTTTTTGTTAagttaaggggttttttttgttaatttgagGCGTTTTGGGTTAATTTGAAGAGTTTTGGTTAATTTGAGGGGTTTTGAATTAATTTGAGGAGGTATTAACTTATGGGGTATGTTAACTCATGGGTATTATTTTAAGGATGACTTGTTTTAGTAGTATAAACCcaaaacttctttttatttatttttgggaaCAGAGGGGTCtggtttttccttgttttttggggtttttttgccggTCCCACACCCCCAGCCAGGTGCCAACAGgtgccccgccccccccccccccccggccagGGGCGCTCACCTGGATCTCCCTGGCGTGGTACATGACAATGAGCCCCAGCAGGATGAGCGTCGACAGGCTGATAAGGCATTTCAGGGCGAACGAATACGACGATTCCTACGACACCATAGAACCAACGTGAGCTCAGCCGGACCCCGGATTCCCGCATCCCCACCCTaagacccctccccaccttgGTGTAGACCCCCCAGGAGAGCTCGGTCTCGGTGACCATCACCACGATGCCGAACATGCCGAAGATGAGCGCGTAGTCGCTGAGCCGTTTGCGCTTCTCGAAGAGCGCTCGCCGGTGGCCCAACTTGTAGCCGATGTTCTGGTTCCGCCGCTCCTCCGCCGCCCCCTGTCCCGGGGAtgctgcggcggggccgggctccGTTGTCCCGGGCTGCTCGGGCCGGGACACCACTACCTGCAGgtgggggctggggcagggcagcggCGGCTGCGGGTCCCGGTGCGGCTGCTGCGGGGTGCGGGCGGCGCtcggggggccccggggccgTGCCACCCCCCCATTGTAGCGGCAGCTGCTCATGGCTCTGCTGGCGACAGCACCGGGCGATCCCGCATGGCTCGGCGGCGCGGGGGCGACCTGTGGGACAGGGGACGCGCGGGGGGACACGGTGAGTGCCGGCCGGGGAAGGGACGCGGGGAGAGAGGATCTCGCCCGACCTCGGGGGGTGTTTGCCCGGCCTCGACGGCGGTGGGGACACGTCCTGCCCGTGGGGGACAAGCAGTGACCACACGGACATGTCCGGCCCGTGGGGGACGTCTCCTGCCCGTACGGGGACACGCAGTGACCACAGGTCCGTGTCCCGCCTACGGCGGGGACGCGTGGCGCTCGCGGGGGACGCGGCCGTGTCTTGCCCATGGCGGGGACACACGGTGACCACAGGGACGCATCCCGCCCGAGGGGACACGTCCTGTCCGCGGGGCCGTGCCCGTGCCCGTGTCCTGCCCACGGAACCGCGTCCCGCCCCCCGCGCTGCGGACACGGCCGCCAGGACGCGGCCACCTCCGCTCCCGGCGGCcgctgctccctgtcccctccccgcagCCGCGGGACATCTCCGGTCCCGAGCGGCGGCTGCGCGTCCCCGCCGCTCCCGAACGCGCCGTGCCCGGTTCCGCCGTTGCCGGGGCTGCCGGAGGGGCTCCGCCGCGGCTCCCCCCACTCCCGGTGCGGCCCTGCCGTGCCCGGTACCTGCCGTGCCCGGGGCCTGCCCGCCGGGCCAGGGCCGGGTCCCGGTCCCGCCGCCGCTGCAGCCCGAGCCGGTCCCCGGGGGcgcgcggcggcggcaccggagCGCCGGGGGCGGGGTTGGAGGCGTGGTCCGAGCATATCCCGCGATCCGATTGGTCCGTGCAGCCCCCGCCCCCGATGACGAGCCGCTCCACGCCCTTGGTCACGCCCCCTTGTGTTGGCCACGCCCCCTGCTTCTTTCGTGCCCTCCCGGAGGCTCCCGGACCCCGCGCCCCTCTCCCCAAAAAcgccccttccccatcccaaccCTTCAGCACCCCTcgggaccccctccccaccctcgAGTCTCGCTGCACCCCAAAATTTATCACTCCCCCTtgtc
This window harbors:
- the KCNN1 gene encoding small conductance calcium-activated potassium channel protein 1 isoform X3, which translates into the protein MSSCRYNGGVARPRGPPSAARTPQQPHRDPQPPLPCPSPHLQVVVSRPEQPGTTEPGPAAASPGQGAAEERRNQNIGYKLGHRRALFEKRKRLSDYALIFGMFGIVVMVTETELSWGVYTKESSYSFALKCLISLSTLILLGLIVMYHAREIQLFMVDNGADDWRIAMTSERVFFIALELLVCAIHPIPGQYLFTWTARLAFTYAASVAHADVDIILSIPMFLRLYLIGRVMLLHSKLFTDASSRSIGALNKINFNTRFVMKTLMTICPGTVLLVFSISSWIIAAWTVRVCERYHDKQEVTSNFLGAMWLISITFLSIGYGDMVPHTYCGKGVCLLTGIMGAGCTALVVAVVARKLELTKAEKHVHNFMMDTQLTKRVKNAAANVLRETWLIYKHTKLVKKIDHAKVRTHQRKFLQAIHQLRSVKMEQRKLNDQANTLVDLAKTQSVMLELLSELQERHEELGRRLGALEVQLEALGGLLQALPALLGRTLRQPPAQTAPGTALETALGTAGTPRDTTAPCSPRHGSESSDNPRDSPRDSPRAASDSR
- the KCNN1 gene encoding small conductance calcium-activated potassium channel protein 1 isoform X2 — protein: MLGPRLQPRPRRSGAAAARPRGPARAAAAAGPGPGPGPAGRPRARQVAPAPPSHAGSPGAVASRAMSSCRYNGGVARPRGPPSAARTPQQPHRDPQPPLPCPSPHLQVVVSRPEQPGTTEPGPAAASPGQGAAEERRNQNIGYKLGHRRALFEKRKRLSDYALIFGMFGIVVMVTETELSWGVYTKESSYSFALKCLISLSTLILLGLIVMYHAREIQLFMVDNGADDWRIAMTSERVFFIALELLVCAIHPIPGQYLFTWTARLAFTYAASVAHADVDIILSIPMFLRLYLIGRVMLLHSKLFTDASSRSIGALNKINFNTRFVMKTLMTICPGTVLLVFSISSWIIAAWTVRVCERYHDKQEVTSNFLGAMWLISITFLSIGYGDMVPHTYCGKGVCLLTGIMGAGCTALVVAVVARKLELTKAEKHVHNFMMDTQLTKRVKNAAANVLRETWLIYKHTKLVKKIDHAKVRTHQRKFLQAIHQLRSVKMEQRKLNDQANTLVDLAKTQSVMLELLSELQERHEELGRRLGALEVQLEALGGLLQALPALLGRTLRQPPAQTAPGTALETALGTAGTPRDTTAPCSPRHGSESSDNPRDSPRDSPRAASDSR
- the KCNN1 gene encoding small conductance calcium-activated potassium channel protein 1 isoform X1, with translation MGKTRPRPPRAPRVPAVGGTRTCGHCVSPYGQETSPTGRTCPCGHCLSPTGRTCPHRRRGRANTPRGRARSSLPASLPRPALTVSPRASPVPQVAPAPPSHAGSPGAVASRAMSSCRYNGGVARPRGPPSAARTPQQPHRDPQPPLPCPSPHLQVVVSRPEQPGTTEPGPAAASPGQGAAEERRNQNIGYKLGHRRALFEKRKRLSDYALIFGMFGIVVMVTETELSWGVYTKESSYSFALKCLISLSTLILLGLIVMYHAREIQLFMVDNGADDWRIAMTSERVFFIALELLVCAIHPIPGQYLFTWTARLAFTYAASVAHADVDIILSIPMFLRLYLIGRVMLLHSKLFTDASSRSIGALNKINFNTRFVMKTLMTICPGTVLLVFSISSWIIAAWTVRVCERYHDKQEVTSNFLGAMWLISITFLSIGYGDMVPHTYCGKGVCLLTGIMGAGCTALVVAVVARKLELTKAEKHVHNFMMDTQLTKRVKNAAANVLRETWLIYKHTKLVKKIDHAKVRTHQRKFLQAIHQLRSVKMEQRKLNDQANTLVDLAKTQSVMLELLSELQERHEELGRRLGALEVQLEALGGLLQALPALLGRTLRQPPAQTAPGTALETALGTAGTPRDTTAPCSPRHGSESSDNPRDSPRDSPRAASDSR